A genome region from Gymnogyps californianus isolate 813 chromosome 4, ASM1813914v2, whole genome shotgun sequence includes the following:
- the FGB gene encoding fibrinogen beta chain isoform X1 produces the protein MKLLLLFLLCASSQGSTDYDEEVVILIIINNNNNSSSTLGVRGHRPLDKRREAAPTLRPVAPPISGTGYQPRPPKWMKPGDKKERIIYPDAGGCKHPLEELGVLCPTGCELQTTLVKQEKNVKPVVRDLKDKVSKLSETSTTFYEYVTVLDDKLVKTQKQRKDNDGILSQYNTEVELHYNYIKDNLDNNIPSSLRVLRAVVDSLHKKIQKLENAIATQVDYCRSPCVVSCNIPVVSGKECEDIIRKGGEISEMYLIQPDPFVRPYRVYCDMQTDNGGWTLIQNRQDGSVDFGRVWDQYKKGFGNVAKSEGKNYCDTPGEYWLGNDKISQLTKIGPTEVLIEMEDWNGDKVSAHYGGFTIQNEGNKYQLSVNNYKGTAGNALMEGASQVHGENRTMTIHNGMFFSTYDRDNDGWLTADPRKQCSKEDGGGWWYNRCHSANPNGRYYWGGTYSWDMAKHGTDDGVVWMNWKGSWYSMKKMSMKIRPYFPH, from the exons ATGAAACTGCTCCTGCTGTTCCTGCTCTGTGCTTCCTCCCAGGGCTCTACTGACTATGATGAGGAGGTTGTAATACTGAtcataattaataataataataatagtagtagta ct CTCGGGGTTCGAGGCCACCGACCCCTGGACAAAAGGCGGGAAGCGGCCCCCACGCTCCGACCCGTGGCACCTCCCATCAGTGGAACTGGATACCAGCCCCGGCCCCCAAAGTGGATGAAGCCGGGGGACAAGAAAGAACGTATCATCTACCCCGACGCTGGTGGCTGCAAGCATCCTCTAGAGGAGCTG ggagTGCTGTGTCCAACTGGATGTGAGCTGCAAACTACACtggtaaaacaggaaaaaaatgtgaaaccaGTTGTTCGTGATCTAAAGGACAAAGTGAGCAAACTGTCTGAAACCTCTACAACTTTCTATGAATATGTGACTGTTCTAGACGATAAATTGGTAAAGAcgcaaaaacaaagaaaag aCAATGATGGTATACTTTCTCAGTACAACACAGAAGTGGAATTGCATTATAATTATATAAAGGATAATCTGGACAATAACATCCCATCTAGCCTTAGGGTCCTTCGTGCAGTTGTGGATTCTTTACACAAAAAGAtacaaaaactggaaaatgcCATTGCAACCCAGGTGGACTACTGCCGTTCCCCATGTGTTGTTTCCTGTAATATTCCAGTGGTTTCGGGCAAAG AATGTGAGGATATTATCAGAAAGGGAGGTGAGATATCTGAAATGTACCTCATCCAGCCAGATCCTTTCGTAAGACCATACAGAGTATACTGTGACATGCAAACAGATAATGGAG GCTGGACTTTGATTCAGAACCGCCAAGATGGCAGTGTTGATTTTGGAAGAGTATGGGATCAATATAAAAAAGGATTTGGAAATGTTGCGAAGAGTGAAGGGAAGAACTACTGTGATACGCCAG GTGAATATTGGCTTGGAAATGACAAGATCAGCCAGCTTACCAAAATAGGGCCCACTGAAGTTTTAATTGAAATGGAGGACTGGAATGGCGATAAAGTATCAGCTCATTATGGAGGTTTCACCATACAGAACGAAGGAAACAAGTATCAGCTTTCAGTTAATAACTACAAAGGCACTGCAGGCAACGCGCTAATGGAAGGAGCTTCACAGGTGCATGGAGAAAACAGGACAATGACAATTCACAATGGCATGTTCTTCAGTACTTATGACAGAGACAATGATGGATG GTTAACTGCAGATCCAAGAAAACAGTGCTCCAAAGAAGATGGTGGTGGATGGTGGTACAATCGCTGCCACTCAGCCAACCCCAATGGCAGATACTATTGGGGAGGAACCTACAGCTGGGATATGGCAAAACATGGTACAGATGATGGTGTTGTATGGATGAACTGGAAGGGGTCATGGTATTCAATGAAGAAGATGAGCATGAAAATCAGACCATACTTTCCACATTAG
- the FGB gene encoding fibrinogen beta chain isoform X2, which translates to MKLLLLFLLCASSQGSTDYDEEYDSPQLGVRGHRPLDKRREAAPTLRPVAPPISGTGYQPRPPKWMKPGDKKERIIYPDAGGCKHPLEELGVLCPTGCELQTTLVKQEKNVKPVVRDLKDKVSKLSETSTTFYEYVTVLDDKLVKTQKQRKDNDGILSQYNTEVELHYNYIKDNLDNNIPSSLRVLRAVVDSLHKKIQKLENAIATQVDYCRSPCVVSCNIPVVSGKECEDIIRKGGEISEMYLIQPDPFVRPYRVYCDMQTDNGGWTLIQNRQDGSVDFGRVWDQYKKGFGNVAKSEGKNYCDTPGEYWLGNDKISQLTKIGPTEVLIEMEDWNGDKVSAHYGGFTIQNEGNKYQLSVNNYKGTAGNALMEGASQVHGENRTMTIHNGMFFSTYDRDNDGWLTADPRKQCSKEDGGGWWYNRCHSANPNGRYYWGGTYSWDMAKHGTDDGVVWMNWKGSWYSMKKMSMKIRPYFPH; encoded by the exons ATGAAACTGCTCCTGCTGTTCCTGCTCTGTGCTTCCTCCCAGGGCTCTACTGACTATGATGAGGAG TACGACAGCCCTCAGCTCGGGGTTCGAGGCCACCGACCCCTGGACAAAAGGCGGGAAGCGGCCCCCACGCTCCGACCCGTGGCACCTCCCATCAGTGGAACTGGATACCAGCCCCGGCCCCCAAAGTGGATGAAGCCGGGGGACAAGAAAGAACGTATCATCTACCCCGACGCTGGTGGCTGCAAGCATCCTCTAGAGGAGCTG ggagTGCTGTGTCCAACTGGATGTGAGCTGCAAACTACACtggtaaaacaggaaaaaaatgtgaaaccaGTTGTTCGTGATCTAAAGGACAAAGTGAGCAAACTGTCTGAAACCTCTACAACTTTCTATGAATATGTGACTGTTCTAGACGATAAATTGGTAAAGAcgcaaaaacaaagaaaag aCAATGATGGTATACTTTCTCAGTACAACACAGAAGTGGAATTGCATTATAATTATATAAAGGATAATCTGGACAATAACATCCCATCTAGCCTTAGGGTCCTTCGTGCAGTTGTGGATTCTTTACACAAAAAGAtacaaaaactggaaaatgcCATTGCAACCCAGGTGGACTACTGCCGTTCCCCATGTGTTGTTTCCTGTAATATTCCAGTGGTTTCGGGCAAAG AATGTGAGGATATTATCAGAAAGGGAGGTGAGATATCTGAAATGTACCTCATCCAGCCAGATCCTTTCGTAAGACCATACAGAGTATACTGTGACATGCAAACAGATAATGGAG GCTGGACTTTGATTCAGAACCGCCAAGATGGCAGTGTTGATTTTGGAAGAGTATGGGATCAATATAAAAAAGGATTTGGAAATGTTGCGAAGAGTGAAGGGAAGAACTACTGTGATACGCCAG GTGAATATTGGCTTGGAAATGACAAGATCAGCCAGCTTACCAAAATAGGGCCCACTGAAGTTTTAATTGAAATGGAGGACTGGAATGGCGATAAAGTATCAGCTCATTATGGAGGTTTCACCATACAGAACGAAGGAAACAAGTATCAGCTTTCAGTTAATAACTACAAAGGCACTGCAGGCAACGCGCTAATGGAAGGAGCTTCACAGGTGCATGGAGAAAACAGGACAATGACAATTCACAATGGCATGTTCTTCAGTACTTATGACAGAGACAATGATGGATG GTTAACTGCAGATCCAAGAAAACAGTGCTCCAAAGAAGATGGTGGTGGATGGTGGTACAATCGCTGCCACTCAGCCAACCCCAATGGCAGATACTATTGGGGAGGAACCTACAGCTGGGATATGGCAAAACATGGTACAGATGATGGTGTTGTATGGATGAACTGGAAGGGGTCATGGTATTCAATGAAGAAGATGAGCATGAAAATCAGACCATACTTTCCACATTAG
- the FGA gene encoding fibrinogen alpha chain → MVSMRILCVLLCLNLAWAQHGESTFEKEGAGVRGPRIVEHMSQTTCQYEKNWPICADDDWGTKCPSGCRMQGLIDETDQDYSHRIDKIKKLLADNQNNYKKSNRIIVETVNVLKPNLDSAQQIDENYGHVSGELRRRIVTLKQRVVTQVNRIKALQSSIQEQVMEMKRLEVDIDIKIRACKGSCAKSFDYQVDKESYDNIQKQLTQANSINLHPELQTTTLSTLKMRPLKDSNVPEHFKHKPLPEMQALNIINNIRQMQMVLERPETDMSPSRGDSLYPMAESRGDGPSHTSKLVTPTHGRETLSLGDKTSSSVRRCTKTTTKKIVTGPDGPREEVVEKMVSSDGSDCSYLEGAANVGGEGSMYHVGGTDDFHKLERLFPELDSFFTPDSSSTASRHFGGSSSISTSRHVTGTGSSRLGTGVSSHSGTYEGKGKFTDLGEEEEDDFGGLHLQPSGFPSGSASHSKTVVTSASSSFNKGGSTFETKSLKTREITEQLGGVQHDQSAEDIPDFQARTFRSSRVKQRTASTGKDCDDIRQKHTFGAKSGIFKIKPAGSNKVLSVYCDQETTLGGWLLIQQRMDGSVNFNRTWQDYKRGFGSVDGRGRGEFWLGNENIHLLTQNDTLLRVELEDWDGNAVYAEYIIQVGSEAEGYALAVSSYEGTAGDALIAGWLEEGTEYTSHAQMQFSTFDRDQDRWEESCAEMYGGGWWYNSCQAANLNGIYYLGGHYDPRYNIPYEIENGVVWLPFRASDYSLKIVRMKIRPIETL, encoded by the exons ATGGTATCAATGAGGATCCTCTGTGTGTTGCTGTGCCTCAACTTAGCCTGG GCACAACATGGAGAGAGTACCTTTGAAAAGGAGGGTGCAGGAGTGCGTGGTCCCAGGATTGTGGAGCACATGTCCCAGACCACCTGCCAGTATGAGAAGAACTGGCCCATCTGTGCAGACGATGACTGG GGTACAAAATGTCCATCAGGCTGCAGAATGCAAGGACTGATTGATGAAACGGACCAGGATTATAGTCATAGAATAGACAAAATCAAGAAGCTGCTCGCAGACAATCAAAACAACTATAAAAAATCCAATCGGATAATTGTGGAAACCGTAAATGTACTAAAACCAAACCTGGACAGTGCTCAGC agattGATGAGAATTACGGTCATGTGTCAGGAGAACTGAGGCGGAGAATTGTGACGTTAAAGCAGAGAGTTGTCACTCAAGTAAACAGAATtaaagctctgcagagcagcatccAGGAACAGGTGATGGAGATGAAGCGCTTGGAG GTGGACATTGATATTAAGATACGAGCTTGCAAAGGTTCCTGTGCTAAAAGTTTTGATTACCAGGTGGACAAAGAAAGCTATGACAACATCCAGAAGCAGCTTACCCAAGCCAACTCCATCAACTTGCACCCAGAGCTTCAAACAACCACCTTGAGCACACTGAAAATGAGGCCACTTAAGGACTCGAATGTTCCTGAGCATTTTAAGCATAAGCCTCTGCCAGAAATGCAAGCTCTGAACATAATTAATAACATCAGGCAGATGCAAATGGTATTAGAAAGACCAGAAACAGACATGAGCCCCTCCCGAGGTGACAGCTTGTATCCCATGGCAGAATCGAGGGGGGATGGACCTTCACACACCAGCAAATTAGTTACTCCTACTCATGGGAGAGAAACCCTTAGTCTGGGAGACAAAACCTCCTCCAGTGTTCGTAGATGCACCAAAACTACCACCAAAAAAATTGTTACTGGCCCTGATGGCCCCAGAGAAGAAGTAGTTGAAAAAATGGTTTCTTCTGATGGCTCAGACTGCTCCTATTTAGAAGGAGCAGCAAATgttggaggggaagggagcaTGTACCATGTTGGTGGGACAGATGACTTCCACAAGCTAGAGAGGTTATTCCCTGAGCTAGACTCATTTTTTACCCCTGACTCTTCATCCACTGCTAGTAGGCACTTTGGTGGATCTAGCAGCATTTCAACTAGCAGACATGTAACTGGCACAGGCAGTAGCCGCTTAGGTACTGGAGTATCCAGTCATTCAGGGACTTATGAGGGGAAAGGCAAATTTACAGACttaggagaggaggaagaagatgactTTGGAGGACTTCACCTTCAGCCATCTGGATTCCCATCTGGCAGTGCAAGTCACTCCAAGACTGTAGTGACCAGCGCCTCTTCTAGTTTCAACAAGGGAGGCTCCACTTTCGAAACCAAATCACTAAAGACCCGTGAAATAACTGAGCAGCTAGGTGGGGTGCAACATGATCAGAGTGCAGAGGATATCCCAGACTTTCAGGCACGCACCTTCAGATCGTCACGAGTGAAGCAAAGGACAGCCAGCACTGGGAAAG actgtgATGATATCCGCCAGAAACACACTTTTGGTGCCAAAAGtggcattttcaaaatcaaGCCAGCGGGATCCAATAAGGTTTTGTCAGTTTATTGCGACCAAGAGACCACTTTGGGAGGATGGCTATTGATCCAACAGAGAATGGATGGATCAGTGAATTTTAACCGGACCTGGCAAGACTACAAGAGAGGTTTCGGCAGCGTGGATGGCAGAGGGCGAGGAGAGTTCTGGCTGGGCAATGAAAACATACACTTGCTGACTCAGAACGACACTCTCCTTCGGGTAGAGTTAGAGGACTGGGATGGAAATGCTGTGTATGCAGAGTATATCATACAGGTAGGGTCTGAAGCAGAAGGGTACGCCCTTGCCGTGTCCTCCTACGAGGGGACCGCCGGGGATGCGCTGATCGCTGGCTGGCTGGAAGAGGGCACCGAATACACGTCCCATGCTCAGATGCAGTTCAGCACCTTCGACCGGGACCAGGACCGCTGGGAGGAGAGCTGTGCGGAGATGTACGGGGGTGGCTGGTGGTACAACAGCTGCCAGGCAGCCAACCTCAATGGCATTTACTACCTGGGGGGCCACTACGACCCCAGGTACAACATTCCTTATGAGATCGAAAACGGTGTGGTCTGGCTGCCATTTAGAGCCTCTGACTATTCCCTCAAAATTGTTAGAATGAAAATCAGGCCCATAGAAACCCTGTAG